Proteins encoded within one genomic window of Micromonospora halotolerans:
- a CDS encoding O-methyltransferase → MLQFAESYVTEDLVLRTARALAHEVGVDAVTPGAGAALRLLAAAGNARAVVEIGTGTGVSGVWLLRGMRPDGVLTTIDVEVEHQRIARRLFQEAGFASGRTRIITGRALDVLPRLADGAYDLVFVDAEATGFAACVDAALRLLRPGGVLALNGALAGGRIGDPAARDVETVTVRETIKAIRESEHWVPALLPVGDGLLAAVKG, encoded by the coding sequence GTGCTCCAGTTCGCCGAGTCGTACGTCACCGAGGATCTCGTGCTGCGGACCGCCCGCGCTCTCGCCCACGAGGTGGGTGTGGACGCGGTGACGCCGGGCGCCGGGGCCGCGCTGCGCCTGCTCGCCGCCGCCGGGAACGCCCGGGCGGTGGTGGAGATCGGCACCGGCACCGGGGTGAGCGGTGTCTGGCTGCTCCGCGGCATGCGCCCCGACGGGGTGCTCACCACCATCGACGTGGAGGTCGAGCACCAGCGCATCGCCCGGCGGCTGTTCCAGGAGGCGGGTTTCGCGTCGGGACGTACCCGGATCATCACCGGCCGCGCCCTCGACGTGCTGCCGCGGCTCGCGGACGGCGCCTACGACTTGGTCTTCGTCGACGCCGAGGCGACCGGCTTCGCCGCCTGCGTCGACGCCGCCCTGCGGCTGCTGCGCCCCGGCGGGGTGCTCGCGCTCAACGGCGCCCTCGCCGGCGGCCGGATCGGTGACCCGGCCGCCCGCGACGTGGAGACCGTGACCGTGCGGGAGACCATCAAGGCGATCCGCGAGTCGGAGCACTGGGTGCCGGCACTGCTGCCCGTCGGGGACGGCCTGCTCGCCGCCGTGAAGGGCTGA
- a CDS encoding leucyl aminopeptidase family protein yields MLAIRLVSGPARPDNLVLPVRPEGPDGPAALVSTAVPPGDDVRAEAAALLPAARLTGAAGEVREHLRPGGTPARLWLLGVGDGDEHGWRVAGAALARAAKDETHITITVPDEATDALRGLAEGLLLGSYRYRLTEAGGTPALAEVDVVVGDPEALAPTLAAARTTAEMTRLARDLTNTPSSTKNPEWFAAQVASAVSGRADLHLRVRGPEELDAEGFGGILAVGGGSASGPRLVELDWRPAGARTHVVLVGKGITFDTGGISIKPVPAMKLMRKDMAGAAAVVAATLGAAALDLPVRVTTLAPLAENSVSGSAFRPGDVIRHYGGMTSESTNSDAEGRLVLADAMAYAVRELKPDLMVDLATLTGANAVALGKRHAALYSENDDLAADLLAAITAAGERAWRMPLADDYVEYLGSDIADLHSSPARGAGSVVAALFLREFTGDLRDRWVHVDMSAPSWSDDVHGELVKGATGWGVRGLLRWLATLG; encoded by the coding sequence CGCGGCCCGACAACCTTGTCCTGCCCGTTCGTCCCGAAGGGCCGGACGGCCCGGCCGCGCTGGTTTCCACCGCCGTTCCGCCCGGCGACGACGTCCGGGCCGAGGCGGCGGCGCTGCTGCCCGCCGCCCGGCTCACCGGCGCCGCCGGTGAGGTGCGGGAGCACCTGCGTCCCGGCGGCACCCCGGCCCGGCTCTGGCTGCTCGGCGTCGGCGACGGGGACGAGCACGGCTGGCGGGTAGCCGGCGCGGCGCTGGCCCGGGCCGCCAAGGATGAGACGCACATCACGATCACGGTGCCGGACGAGGCCACGGACGCCCTGCGCGGCCTGGCCGAGGGGTTGCTGCTCGGCTCCTACCGCTACCGGCTGACCGAGGCCGGCGGCACGCCCGCGCTGGCCGAGGTGGACGTCGTGGTCGGCGACCCGGAGGCGCTCGCGCCGACCCTGGCCGCCGCCCGGACCACCGCCGAGATGACCCGGCTGGCCCGGGACCTGACCAACACCCCCTCGTCCACCAAGAACCCGGAGTGGTTCGCCGCCCAGGTGGCCTCCGCCGTGTCCGGCCGTGCCGACCTGCACCTGCGGGTGCGCGGGCCGGAGGAACTGGACGCCGAGGGCTTCGGCGGCATCCTGGCCGTCGGCGGCGGCTCGGCCAGCGGCCCCCGCCTGGTCGAGCTGGACTGGCGGCCGGCCGGCGCGCGTACCCACGTGGTGCTGGTGGGCAAGGGGATCACCTTCGACACCGGCGGCATCTCGATCAAGCCGGTGCCGGCCATGAAGCTGATGCGCAAGGACATGGCCGGCGCCGCCGCGGTGGTCGCCGCCACCCTGGGCGCCGCCGCGCTGGACCTGCCGGTGCGGGTCACCACGCTGGCCCCGCTCGCCGAGAACAGTGTCAGCGGCTCGGCGTTCCGGCCCGGCGACGTCATCCGCCACTACGGCGGCATGACCAGCGAGAGCACCAACTCCGACGCCGAGGGCCGGCTGGTGCTCGCCGACGCCATGGCGTACGCCGTCCGGGAGCTGAAGCCCGACCTGATGGTCGACTTGGCCACCCTGACCGGCGCGAACGCGGTGGCGCTGGGCAAGCGGCACGCCGCCCTCTACAGCGAGAACGACGACCTCGCCGCCGACCTGCTGGCCGCCATCACGGCGGCGGGCGAGCGGGCCTGGCGGATGCCGCTGGCCGACGACTACGTCGAGTACCTGGGCAGCGACATCGCCGACCTGCACAGCTCCCCGGCCCGGGGCGCCGGCTCCGTGGTGGCCGCGCTCTTCCTCCGCGAGTTCACCGGCGACCTGCGCGACCGCTGGGTGCACGTGGACATGTCCGCACCCTCCTGGTCGGACGACGTGCACGGCGAGCTGGTCAAGGGCGCCACCGGCTGGGGCGTCCGCGGGCTGCTGCGCTGGCTGGCCACGCTGGGCTGA